A single genomic interval of Cyprinus carpio isolate SPL01 chromosome B24, ASM1834038v1, whole genome shotgun sequence harbors:
- the LOC109104257 gene encoding cullin-2, whose translation MSLKPRVVDFDETWNKLLTTIRAVVMLDYVERATWNDRFSDIYALCVAYPEPLGEKLYTETKVFLENHVRQLFKRVLESEEKVLVMYHRYWEEYSKGAEYMDCLYRYLNTQFIKKNKLTEADLQYGYGGVDMNEPLMEIGELALDMWRKLMIEPLQPMLIGMLLKEIKNDRCGEDPNQKVIHGVINSFVHVEQYKKKFPLKFYQEVFEGPFLTKTGEYYKQEASNLLQESNCSQYMEKVLGRLKDEEVRCRKYLHPSSYAKVIHECQQRMVADHLQFLHGECQNIIRQEKRDDMANMYTLLRAVSSGLPHMIQELQVHIHDEGLRATSNLSQENMPTQFVESVLEVHSKFVQLINTVLNGDQHFMSALDKALTSVVNYREPKSICKAPELLAKYCDNLLKKSAKGMTENEVEDKLTSFITVFKYIDDKDVFQKFYARMLAKRLIHGLSLSMDSEEAMINKLKQACGYEFTSKLHRMYTDMSVSTDLNNKFNNFIKTQETVVDLGISFQIYVLQAGAWPLTHVPSSTFAIPQELEKSVQMFELFYNQHFSGRKLTWLHYLCTGEVKMNYLSKPYVAVVTTYQMAVLLAFNNGETVSYKELQDSTQMNEKELQKTIKSLLDVKMISHDSQKEEIEAESTFSLIMSFTSKRTKFKITTSMQKDTPQELEQTRSAVDEDRKMYLQAAIVRIMKARKVLRHNALIQEVINQSKARFNPSISMIKKCIEVLIDKQYIERSQSSADEYSYVA comes from the exons ATGTCCTTAAAGCCGCGGGTGGTGGATTTCGATGAGACGTGGAACAAGCTCCTGACGACCATCAGAGCGGTTGTGATGCTTGATTACGTGGAGAGAGCAACGTGGAACGACCGCTTCTC TGACATTTATGCGCTGTGTGTTGCGTATCCAGAGCCTTTAGGGGAAAAGCTGTACACTGAGACGAAGGTGTTTCTGGAAAATCACGTCCGTCAGTTGTTCAAG aGAGTCCTGGAGTCGGAGGAGAAGGTCTTGGTGATGTATCACAGATACTGGGAGGAATACAGCAAAGGCGCCGAGTACATGGACTGCTTATACAG GTACCTTAACACACAGTTTATTAAGAAGAACAAGCTGACCGAAGCAGACCTGCAGTACGGATACGGAGGAGTGGATATGAACGAGCCCTTGATGGAGATCGGAGAG ctTGCACTTGACATGTGGCGGAAGTTAATGATTGAGCCCCTTCAGCCGATGCTGATCGGGATGCTCCTGAAGGAGATCAAGAA CGACCGATGTGGGGAGGACCCAAATCAGAAGGTAATCCACGGGGTTATCAACTCCTTTGTTCATGTTGAACAGTACAAGAAAAAGTTTCCTCTAAAG TTTTATCAGGAAGTCTTTGAAGGGCCGTTCCTGACAAAAACTGGAGAGTATTACAAACAGGAAGCCTCCAATCTACTGCAGGAGTCCAACTGCTCCCAGTATATGGAGAAG GTTTTAGGCCGGTTGAAAGACGAGGAGGTGAGATGTCGGAAGTATCTGCACCCCAGCTCTTACGCCAAAGTCATCCACGAATGTCAGCAGAGGATGGTGGCCGATCACCTGCAGTTCCTGCACGGAGAGTGTCAGAATATCATCAGACAGGAAAAGAGAGACG ATATGGCGAATATGTACACGCTACTGCGAGCCGTGTCCAGCGGCTTACCTCACATGATCCAGGAGCTCCAGGTCCACATCCACGACGAGGGTCTCCGAGCCACCAGTAACCTCTCTCAGGAAAAC ATGCCAACCCAGTTTGTGGAGTCGGTGTTGGAGGTTCATAGTAAATTTGTCCAGTTGATTAACACAGTGTTGAATGGGGACCAACACTTCATGAGTGCGCTTGATAAG GCCTTGACTTCAGTAGTGAACTACAGAGAGCCCAAATCCATCTGCAAAGCGCCTGAGCTG CTGGCCAAGTACTGTGACAATCTGCTGAAGAAATCTGCAAAAGGAATGACGGAGAATGAAGTCGAGGACAAACTGACCAGCTTCATCACGGTCTTCAAATACATAGATGATAAAGATGTGTTTCAGAAG TTTTACGCCAGAATGCTTGCGAAGAGGTTAATACATGGACTTTCATTATCTATGGACTCCGAGGAAGCCATGATCAACAAACTGAAG CAAGCGTGTGGCTATGAATTCACGAGCAAACTGCACAGAATGTACACTGATATGAGCGTCAGCACCGACCTCAACAACAAATTCAACAACTTCATCAAAACCCAGGAGACGGTCGTGGACCTGGGCATCAGCTTCCAGATTTATGTATTACAG GCAGGCGCGTGGCCCCTCACACATGTTCCCTCTTCCACGTTTGCCATCCCGCAGGAGCTGGAGAAAAGTGTACAGATG TTTGAGTTGTTTTATAACCAGCACTTCAGCGGAAGGAAGCTGACCTGGCTGCATTATCTCTGCACAG GAGAGGTAAAGATGAACTATCTGTCCAAGCCGTACGTGGCGGTGGTGACCACCTATCAGATGGCCGTGCTGCTGGCCTTCAACAACGGCGAGACTGTGAGCTACAAAGAACTGCAGGACAGCACGCAGATGAACGAGAAGGAGCTCCAGAAGACCATTAAATCCCTGCTGGACGTCAAGATGATCAGCCACGACTCGCAGAAG GAGGAGATCGAAGCCGAATCCACGTTTTCCCTAATTATGAGTTTCACCAGCAAAAGAACAAAGTTCAAGATCACAACATCGATGCAGAAAGACACGCCACAG GAGCTGGAGCAGACGAGGAGTGCCGTGGATGAAGACAGGAAGATGTATTTACAGGCTGCTATAGTGAGGATTATGAAAGCCAGGAAAGTGTTGAGACACAACGCCCTCATACAGGAG GTAATCAACCAATCCAAAGCGAGATTCAACCCGAGCATCAGCATGATCAAGAAGTGCATTGAGGTTCTTATCGACAAGCAGTACATCGAGCGAAGCCAGAGCTCCGCGGACGAGTACAGCTATGTcgcataa